A part of Haloarchaeobius sp. HME9146 genomic DNA contains:
- a CDS encoding cytochrome ubiquinol oxidase subunit I, producing the protein MVDPVLASRLQFALTTIVHIIFPVMSMGLAPFLVYFTWKSIRSDDRLWEQQRRFWTKIFALSFVVGTVTGLVLEFEFGTNFAAFATTAGELFGGPLAVEGMMAFFLEATFLGVFVFGREKVGDVLYMVSAIAVAAGTWLSAVWILIANSWMQTPRGFELVQQSGQPIVTLVDPWAAYLNPRFPWMFVHMQSAAVISVALFMLGVAGFHVWRDRDTRFWRVTMKLALVMLLLMAPFQVVHGDSYARHVAETQPQKFAAMEAQYETEAPAALHVIAIPTEPSAFTDPRAENLWTLDIPALASILASGGDPTYQVTGLSEFEENPPVAVVFWSFRLMVLFGLWFVLLAMWGALRWRQGRLYEDTRLHQAMVGSSVLGIATTELGWMVTEVGRQPWVIQGVLKTEDGVSPGLTGFEATLTLVGFALVYTGLLALYSYVILRIIREGPPEVGVEGDEPRPSDRPEVPVSEVTADD; encoded by the coding sequence ATGGTAGACCCCGTACTCGCCAGCCGACTCCAGTTCGCACTGACCACCATCGTCCACATCATCTTCCCCGTGATGTCGATGGGGCTCGCGCCCTTCCTCGTCTACTTCACGTGGAAGTCCATCCGGAGCGACGACCGGCTCTGGGAACAGCAACGCCGGTTCTGGACGAAGATCTTCGCCCTCTCGTTCGTCGTCGGGACCGTGACCGGGCTCGTCCTGGAGTTCGAGTTCGGGACGAACTTCGCGGCCTTCGCGACCACCGCCGGGGAGCTGTTCGGTGGCCCGCTCGCGGTCGAGGGCATGATGGCGTTCTTCCTCGAGGCGACGTTCCTCGGCGTGTTCGTCTTCGGGCGCGAGAAGGTCGGTGACGTCCTCTACATGGTCTCTGCCATCGCGGTCGCCGCAGGGACGTGGCTCTCTGCGGTCTGGATTCTCATCGCGAACTCGTGGATGCAGACCCCGCGCGGGTTCGAGCTGGTCCAGCAGAGCGGGCAGCCCATCGTGACACTCGTCGACCCGTGGGCGGCCTACCTCAACCCGCGGTTCCCGTGGATGTTCGTCCACATGCAGTCTGCCGCGGTCATCTCGGTGGCGCTGTTCATGCTCGGGGTCGCGGGGTTCCACGTCTGGCGCGACCGCGACACCCGGTTCTGGCGCGTGACGATGAAGCTCGCGCTCGTGATGTTGCTCCTGATGGCACCCTTCCAGGTGGTCCACGGGGACTCCTATGCCCGCCACGTCGCCGAGACGCAACCACAGAAGTTCGCCGCGATGGAGGCACAGTACGAGACGGAAGCACCCGCGGCCCTGCACGTCATCGCCATCCCCACCGAACCGTCGGCGTTCACCGACCCGCGGGCCGAGAACCTCTGGACGCTCGATATCCCCGCGCTCGCGTCCATCCTCGCCAGCGGGGGTGACCCGACCTACCAGGTGACCGGGCTCAGCGAGTTCGAGGAGAACCCGCCGGTGGCCGTCGTCTTCTGGTCGTTCCGGCTGATGGTGTTGTTCGGGCTCTGGTTCGTCCTCCTCGCCATGTGGGGCGCGCTCCGGTGGCGTCAGGGGAGACTCTACGAGGACACGCGCCTCCACCAGGCCATGGTCGGGTCGTCGGTACTCGGCATCGCCACGACCGAACTCGGCTGGATGGTCACCGAGGTCGGCCGCCAGCCGTGGGTCATCCAGGGCGTCCTGAAGACAGAAGACGGCGTCTCGCCCGGCCTCACCGGGTTCGAGGCGACCCTGACGCTGGTCGGATTCGCGCTGGTCTACACCGGCCTGCTCGCGCTGTACAGCTACGTCATCCTGCGAATCATCCGCGAGGGCCCACCCGAGGTCGGCGTCGAAGGGGATGAACCGCGGCCGAGCGACCGCCCGGAGGTCCCGGTCTCGGAGGTGACCGCCGATGACTGA
- the thsB gene encoding thermosome subunit beta, translating to MSQRMQQGQPMIVMSDESQRVKDRDAQEYNIQAARAVAEAVRSTLGPKGMDKMLVDSMGDVTITNDGVTILKEMDIDNPTAEMIIEVAETQEDEAGDGTTTAVAIAGELLKNAEDLLEQDIHPSAIIKGFHLASKQAREEVDDIAERVDASDEELLKKVAETSMTGKGAELDKEHLAQLIVDAVQSVTVEGQVDMEYLNIETQTGQPASASELLKGAVIDKDPVHDDMPKTVDDAKVLLLNEAIEVEEASVDTEVNVTDPSQLQQFLDQEEKQLKDKVNAIVESGADVVFCQKGIDDLAQHYLAKEGILAVRRVKKSDIRFLREILGASVVSDLDDFDASDLGVGSISRDAEDELFYVEGAENAHGVTLTLRGSTDHVVDELERGVTDALDVVAQTVSDGRVVAGGGAIEVEVASRLRDYADSVEGREQLAVEAFADSLELVPRVLAENAGLDSIDILVNLRSEHESGNKRAGLNVFSGDIEDTFDAGVVEPAHSKEQAYTSATEAANLVLKIDDIISAGDLSTDKGDDEGGAPGGMGGMGGMGGAM from the coding sequence ATGAGCCAGCGAATGCAGCAAGGTCAGCCGATGATCGTGATGTCCGACGAGTCCCAGCGCGTCAAGGACCGTGACGCGCAGGAGTACAACATCCAGGCGGCTCGCGCAGTCGCCGAGGCCGTGCGTTCCACACTCGGCCCGAAAGGGATGGACAAGATGCTCGTCGACTCGATGGGCGACGTCACCATCACGAACGACGGCGTAACCATCCTGAAGGAGATGGACATCGACAACCCGACGGCCGAGATGATTATCGAGGTCGCCGAGACGCAGGAAGACGAGGCCGGTGACGGCACGACGACCGCCGTCGCCATCGCGGGTGAACTCCTCAAGAACGCCGAGGACCTCCTCGAGCAGGACATCCACCCGAGCGCCATCATCAAGGGCTTCCACCTCGCCAGCAAGCAGGCTCGCGAAGAGGTCGACGACATCGCAGAGCGCGTCGACGCCTCCGACGAGGAACTCCTCAAGAAGGTCGCCGAGACCTCCATGACGGGCAAGGGCGCAGAGCTCGACAAGGAGCACCTCGCCCAGCTCATCGTCGACGCGGTCCAGTCCGTCACCGTCGAGGGCCAGGTCGACATGGAGTACCTCAACATCGAGACCCAGACCGGCCAGCCCGCCTCCGCCTCCGAGCTCCTGAAGGGCGCGGTCATCGACAAGGACCCGGTCCACGACGACATGCCCAAGACGGTCGACGACGCGAAGGTCCTCCTCCTCAACGAGGCCATCGAGGTCGAGGAGGCCAGCGTCGACACCGAGGTCAACGTCACCGACCCGAGCCAGCTCCAGCAGTTCCTCGACCAGGAGGAGAAGCAGCTCAAGGACAAGGTCAACGCCATCGTCGAGTCCGGTGCTGACGTCGTCTTCTGCCAGAAGGGCATCGACGACCTCGCACAGCACTACCTCGCGAAGGAGGGCATCCTCGCCGTCCGCCGCGTGAAGAAGTCCGACATCCGCTTCCTGCGCGAGATCCTCGGCGCGTCCGTCGTCTCCGACCTCGACGACTTCGACGCCTCCGACCTTGGCGTGGGCTCCATCAGCCGCGACGCAGAGGACGAGCTGTTCTACGTCGAGGGTGCCGAGAACGCCCACGGCGTCACGCTCACCCTCCGCGGCTCCACCGACCACGTCGTCGACGAGCTCGAGCGCGGCGTCACCGACGCCCTCGACGTCGTCGCCCAGACCGTCTCCGACGGCCGCGTCGTCGCTGGCGGCGGTGCCATCGAGGTCGAAGTCGCCTCGCGTCTCCGTGACTACGCCGACTCCGTCGAAGGTCGCGAGCAGCTCGCCGTCGAGGCGTTCGCTGACTCCCTCGAACTCGTGCCCCGCGTCCTCGCCGAGAACGCTGGTCTCGACTCCATCGACATCCTCGTCAACCTCCGCTCCGAGCACGAGAGCGGCAACAAGCGCGCCGGCCTGAACGTGTTCTCCGGCGACATCGAGGACACCTTCGACGCTGGCGTCGTCGAGCCCGCTCACTCCAAGGAGCAGGCGTACACCTCCGCCACCGAGGCCGCGAACCTCGTCCTCAAGATCGACGACATCATCTCCGCCGGCGACCTGTCGACCGACAAGGGCGACGACGAAGGCGGCGCACCCGGCGGCATGGGCGGCATGGGTGGCATGGGCGGCGCGATGTAG
- a CDS encoding phosphatase PAP2 family protein: MALLTRAEWATEVARGLVPDALAPAIGLVSHLGDPVFLVALLVLTYWFTDRERGVRLLGIGLGALALVIFLKNLLLVPRPTIGPPVPAESIPWLFRTSYRLASEADGYAIPSGHALGTTVVYLALAMRLGTSRAYGAAAAIIAGVGFARIYLGVHYLGDVVIGFLLGVTYLLLATRLLDDREPRVALWLAVGIGSLGVLATAPIPTSDAMATIGFATGAGVSWQATDVPTQPWSPSLALWRPLAVVGGVGLALGLVILGVGTEPLWVLVAAVLAGVTVVAVPGLRTGTPADAATPPYREP; the protein is encoded by the coding sequence ATGGCGCTCCTGACCCGCGCCGAGTGGGCGACCGAAGTCGCCCGCGGCCTCGTTCCCGACGCCCTCGCACCGGCGATCGGCCTCGTCTCACACCTCGGCGACCCGGTGTTCCTCGTCGCGCTCCTCGTACTCACGTACTGGTTCACTGACCGGGAGCGCGGCGTCCGCCTGCTCGGTATCGGGCTCGGGGCGCTCGCGCTCGTCATCTTCCTCAAGAACCTCCTGCTCGTCCCCCGGCCGACCATCGGGCCACCGGTCCCCGCGGAGTCGATCCCCTGGCTGTTCCGGACCTCGTATCGACTCGCAAGCGAGGCCGACGGCTACGCGATTCCGAGCGGGCACGCGCTGGGGACGACCGTCGTCTACCTGGCGCTCGCGATGCGACTCGGCACCAGCCGGGCGTACGGGGCCGCCGCCGCCATCATCGCTGGCGTCGGGTTCGCCCGCATCTACCTCGGGGTGCACTACCTGGGTGACGTGGTCATCGGTTTCCTCCTGGGCGTGACCTACCTCCTGCTAGCGACGAGACTGCTCGACGACCGGGAGCCGCGGGTCGCGCTCTGGCTGGCGGTCGGCATCGGGAGTCTCGGCGTTCTCGCCACGGCACCCATCCCCACCAGTGACGCGATGGCGACCATCGGGTTCGCGACCGGGGCGGGCGTCAGTTGGCAGGCGACAGACGTGCCGACGCAGCCGTGGTCGCCCTCGCTCGCGCTCTGGCGACCGCTCGCCGTCGTGGGCGGTGTCGGGCTGGCGCTCGGGCTGGTCATCCTGGGAGTCGGAACGGAACCGCTGTGGGTCCTCGTCGCCGCAGTCCTCGCCGGTGTGACGGTCGTCGCAGTGCCCGGCCTCAGAACGGGAACGCCTGCCGACGCCGCCACGCCACCATACCGAGAGCCGTGA
- a CDS encoding PaaI family thioesterase, translating to MNEEHFRRLEGMYASAPVNDFYDPELTVREGEAEVVTPVDESLCHALGGVHGSVYFKVLDDAAFFAASSLVEDVAVLTTEFNIYLERPVSAGEIRAVGEVVNDNPRQLIAEAVAWDSDGNEIARGSGTFQRSGMELTPDVGYE from the coding sequence GTGAACGAGGAACACTTCCGGAGACTGGAGGGGATGTACGCCAGCGCGCCGGTCAACGACTTCTACGACCCGGAGTTGACCGTCCGCGAGGGTGAAGCCGAGGTCGTGACGCCCGTCGACGAGTCCCTGTGTCACGCGCTGGGGGGTGTCCACGGCTCGGTGTACTTCAAGGTGCTCGACGACGCGGCGTTCTTCGCGGCCAGTTCGCTGGTCGAGGACGTGGCGGTTCTCACCACGGAGTTCAACATCTACCTCGAACGGCCCGTCTCGGCGGGCGAGATTCGCGCCGTCGGCGAGGTGGTCAACGACAACCCGCGCCAGCTCATCGCAGAGGCCGTAGCGTGGGACAGCGATGGCAACGAGATCGCCCGCGGGAGCGGGACCTTCCAGCGCAGTGGGATGGAGTTGACGCCCGACGTCGGGTACGAGTGA
- a CDS encoding cytochrome d ubiquinol oxidase subunit II has protein sequence MTEYLLGLPLPALWFGVVFAFLGTFLFLDGFDFGAGALFATRADETEREHVLAAIGPFWDGNEVWLVVFGGALFAAFPRIYATLFSRHYLLLFGVLGTLILRGLAPEMYEQREDADWKRWWGRAFVVGSIGSPFLLGVFTGNWLLGTTLALESVLVGIAVVALTVVTGAAFLAMKVARPAPGMAVDLRRWGLRAALAYLGLVVVLLGALLLRPAVREPLLAPGPVVLVVLSVLLVGAYVVTIRRERDLFAFLAAGGLTYALVALVGTLLWPVLDPATGSTASEAAVSPLSMNILTGASAFLLPMVLSYFYILYSTFAGPVEEGGYGSH, from the coding sequence ATGACTGAGTACCTCCTCGGCCTGCCCCTCCCGGCGCTCTGGTTCGGCGTCGTGTTCGCCTTCCTCGGGACGTTCCTGTTCCTCGACGGCTTCGACTTCGGGGCCGGTGCCCTGTTCGCGACCCGTGCGGACGAGACCGAGCGCGAGCACGTCCTGGCGGCCATCGGGCCGTTCTGGGACGGTAACGAGGTGTGGCTCGTGGTCTTCGGTGGCGCGCTGTTCGCCGCGTTCCCGCGGATCTACGCTACCCTGTTCAGCCGCCACTACCTGCTGCTGTTCGGGGTCCTCGGGACGCTCATCCTGCGCGGGCTCGCTCCCGAGATGTACGAGCAACGCGAGGACGCGGACTGGAAACGCTGGTGGGGTCGTGCCTTCGTCGTCGGTTCCATCGGCTCGCCGTTCCTGCTCGGCGTCTTCACGGGGAACTGGCTGCTCGGGACGACCCTCGCCCTCGAATCGGTCCTCGTCGGCATCGCCGTGGTCGCGCTGACGGTCGTTACGGGGGCCGCGTTCCTCGCGATGAAGGTCGCTCGGCCGGCTCCCGGGATGGCGGTCGACCTGCGTCGGTGGGGGCTGCGGGCGGCTCTGGCGTACCTCGGGCTCGTCGTCGTCCTGCTCGGTGCCCTGCTGTTGCGACCCGCGGTTCGCGAGCCGCTCCTCGCGCCGGGGCCGGTCGTACTGGTCGTGCTGTCGGTCCTGCTCGTGGGCGCATACGTGGTGACCATCCGGCGAGAGCGCGACCTGTTCGCGTTCCTCGCCGCCGGTGGGCTGACCTACGCCCTGGTCGCGCTCGTGGGGACCCTGCTGTGGCCCGTGCTCGACCCGGCGACCGGGAGCACGGCCAGTGAGGCCGCGGTCTCCCCGCTGTCGATGAACATCCTGACCGGGGCGTCGGCGTTCCTGCTCCCGATGGTACTCTCGTACTTCTACATCCTCTACTCGACGTTCGCGGGACCGGTCGAGGAGGGCGGGTACGGCAGTCACTGA
- a CDS encoding SOS response-associated peptidase, with the protein MCGRYSLFVTPDELEERFGVSVPADYGPRYNAAPRQDLPVIRADTDAELTRANWGFLPSWTDDPDDAPRPINARSETVRDKPMFRDAFASAGEGADLATAGRCLVPADGFYEWKEEGGGKQPYRVTLADEEPFAMAGLYAVWEGVEKQTGLDAFAGGGKAEPETKRVVSFTVCTTEPNDLVADLHHRMAVMVPEGEEETWLHGDTDEAASLFEPYPADEMRAYPVSTAVNDPANDSPAVVEELGAN; encoded by the coding sequence ATGTGTGGTCGCTACAGTCTCTTCGTGACGCCGGACGAGCTGGAAGAACGCTTCGGCGTGTCCGTTCCTGCGGACTACGGGCCGCGGTACAACGCGGCACCGAGGCAGGACCTGCCGGTCATCCGGGCCGACACCGACGCCGAACTCACCCGGGCGAACTGGGGGTTCCTCCCGTCGTGGACCGACGACCCGGACGACGCGCCCCGCCCCATCAACGCCCGGTCGGAGACGGTCCGGGACAAGCCGATGTTCCGCGACGCCTTCGCGTCGGCGGGTGAGGGGGCGGACCTCGCCACAGCGGGTCGGTGTCTCGTCCCCGCTGACGGGTTCTACGAGTGGAAAGAGGAGGGAGGTGGAAAACAGCCCTACCGGGTGACGCTGGCCGACGAGGAGCCGTTCGCGATGGCCGGGCTGTACGCCGTCTGGGAGGGCGTCGAGAAGCAGACAGGACTGGACGCGTTTGCGGGCGGCGGGAAGGCGGAGCCCGAGACGAAGCGAGTGGTCTCCTTTACGGTGTGTACCACGGAGCCGAACGACCTCGTGGCTGACCTGCACCACCGGATGGCAGTGATGGTCCCCGAGGGAGAGGAGGAGACGTGGCTCCACGGGGACACCGACGAGGCGGCCAGCCTGTTCGAGCCGTATCCCGCAGACGAGATGCGGGCGTACCCGGTGTCGACGGCGGTGAACGACCCGGCGAACGACTCGCCCGCGGTCGTCGAAGAACTCGGTGCGAACTGA
- a CDS encoding Rid family detoxifying hydrolase, with the protein MKRIISTDEAPAAVGAYSQATTNGDIVFTAGQIPLTPDGELLDDESITVQTRQSLENVSAILEEEGCTMEDVLKVTVFMDDIEDFDEMNDAYKEYFLDNPPARSAVEVANLPKGVGVEIEAIASNE; encoded by the coding sequence ATGAAGCGAATCATCAGCACGGACGAGGCACCGGCCGCGGTCGGGGCGTACAGTCAGGCGACGACGAACGGCGACATCGTGTTCACCGCCGGCCAGATTCCGCTGACACCCGACGGCGAACTGCTGGACGACGAGTCCATCACGGTCCAGACCCGCCAGTCCCTCGAGAACGTCAGCGCCATCCTTGAGGAGGAGGGCTGTACCATGGAGGACGTGCTCAAGGTGACCGTCTTCATGGACGACATCGAGGACTTCGACGAGATGAACGACGCGTACAAGGAGTACTTCCTCGACAACCCGCCGGCCCGCTCCGCCGTCGAAGTCGCGAACCTCCCGAAGGGCGTCGGCGTCGAGATCGAGGCCATCGCGTCGAACGAGTGA
- the lrp gene encoding HTH-type transcriptional regulator Lrp, with translation MTYENLDAKLVNALLDNGDASLRSLAEQLDVSVTTVSNHVSALEEEGVIRGYTPKIDYDQLGYDVTAILQLKVEGSALPDVTERLRQEKQMVSVYEVTGDYDVIAIGKFVDTDGMNTQIKRLLTDPEIKESNTSVVLNPVCENEQFELDLED, from the coding sequence ATGACGTACGAAAATCTCGATGCGAAGTTGGTGAATGCCCTACTCGACAACGGGGACGCGAGTCTCCGCAGCCTCGCAGAACAGCTCGACGTCTCGGTGACGACGGTCTCCAATCACGTCTCCGCGCTGGAGGAGGAAGGCGTCATCCGCGGCTACACGCCCAAGATCGACTACGACCAGCTCGGCTACGACGTGACGGCCATCCTCCAGCTCAAGGTCGAGGGGAGTGCCCTCCCCGACGTGACCGAACGCCTCCGCCAGGAGAAACAGATGGTGTCGGTGTACGAGGTCACCGGCGACTACGACGTCATCGCCATCGGGAAGTTCGTCGATACGGACGGCATGAACACCCAGATCAAGCGCCTGCTCACCGACCCCGAGATCAAGGAGTCGAACACCTCCGTCGTCCTGAACCCGGTGTGTGAGAACGAGCAGTTCGAGCTGGACCTCGAGGACTGA
- a CDS encoding DedA family protein, which yields MVELAWLTDFSIAFIESYGFIALFVFVVLETSFILHFIPSEVVIPLAALFMITGPTTFGLFVAVSVVGGIIGSLLCYWLFGVNGERLMRRWGHIVRMPDDEIDKSQEWFTRYGEGLMFWGRFLPVLRTPISIPAGFAKMDLTKFSLYSGAGWALYVAALAGLGYSNGGETKAPIEVAWAAVWPVVQANPVASTVAVVFLTALGMVAWRRRQAFPF from the coding sequence ATGGTCGAACTCGCGTGGCTCACAGACTTCTCTATCGCCTTCATCGAGAGCTACGGATTCATCGCCCTGTTCGTCTTCGTGGTCCTCGAGACCTCGTTCATCCTCCACTTCATCCCGAGCGAGGTGGTCATCCCGCTGGCCGCGCTGTTCATGATAACCGGTCCGACGACGTTCGGGCTGTTCGTCGCCGTCTCGGTGGTCGGCGGTATCATCGGGAGCCTGCTGTGTTACTGGTTGTTCGGCGTCAACGGTGAGCGCCTGATGCGCCGGTGGGGCCACATCGTCCGGATGCCCGACGACGAGATAGACAAGAGCCAGGAGTGGTTCACGCGGTACGGCGAGGGCCTCATGTTCTGGGGTCGGTTCCTCCCCGTGCTCCGCACGCCCATCTCCATCCCGGCAGGGTTCGCCAAGATGGACCTGACGAAGTTCAGCCTCTACTCCGGCGCGGGTTGGGCCCTCTACGTGGCCGCACTCGCCGGTCTCGGCTACTCCAATGGCGGCGAGACGAAGGCACCCATCGAGGTCGCCTGGGCGGCGGTGTGGCCCGTCGTGCAGGCGAACCCGGTCGCGTCGACGGTCGCGGTCGTGTTCCTCACGGCTCTCGGTATGGTGGCGTGGCGGCGTCGGCAGGCGTTCCCGTTCTGA
- a CDS encoding thiamine-binding protein translates to MTVIARFEILPVGESHMSESIARALDALEETGVTYETTGMDTIVEAETAGEVFAALQAAHEAAADGRLVTNIEIDDDPEAEQSAKDRVSAVEKARKHSAGAAKP, encoded by the coding sequence ATGACAGTCATCGCCCGGTTCGAGATACTACCCGTCGGAGAATCGCACATGTCCGAGTCCATCGCCCGCGCGCTCGACGCGCTTGAGGAGACCGGCGTCACCTACGAGACGACCGGGATGGACACCATCGTCGAGGCCGAGACCGCCGGCGAGGTGTTCGCCGCGCTCCAGGCCGCCCACGAGGCAGCCGCCGACGGCCGACTCGTCACCAACATCGAGATAGACGACGACCCCGAAGCCGAACAGAGCGCCAAAGACCGCGTCTCAGCCGTCGAGAAGGCTCGTAAGCACTCGGCAGGCGCAGCGAAACCGTAG
- the glnA gene encoding type I glutamate--ammonia ligase produces MTSGNLSAEEEAVIDQIEEQNVDFLRLQFTDILGTVKNVSVPASQAEKAFTEGIYFDGSSIDGFVRIQESDMRLEPDPSTFAILPWRNTEESAAARLICDVMDTSTGEPFSGDPRGVLKRAIERAEDMGYDINAAPEPEFFLFEEDEDGRATTKTNDAGGYFDLAPKDLAQDVRRDIIYGLESMGFDIEASHHEVAQGQHEINFTYDDALSTADNVATFRSVVRAIAAEHDLHATFMPKPIPRINGSGMHTHISLFQGGENAFHDDDDEFNLSETAKQFVAGILEHAPAITAVSNPTVNSYKRLVPGYEAPVYVAWSDRNRSALIRKPAARVPAASRIEARFPDPSCNPYLAFAALIHAGLDGIEQGLECPDPVRENIYEFDEQKREEYGINTLPTNLGEAVDALEEDEVIGDALGEHVYEKFVEAKRAEFKDYLVDVSDWELDRYLETF; encoded by the coding sequence ATGACAAGCGGAAACCTGTCTGCGGAAGAAGAAGCGGTCATCGACCAGATCGAAGAACAGAACGTCGACTTCCTGCGCCTCCAGTTCACGGACATCCTGGGCACCGTGAAGAACGTCTCCGTCCCGGCCAGCCAGGCCGAGAAGGCGTTCACCGAGGGCATCTACTTCGACGGGTCGTCCATCGACGGCTTCGTCCGTATCCAGGAGTCCGACATGCGTCTCGAGCCGGACCCGTCCACGTTCGCCATCCTGCCGTGGCGGAACACGGAAGAGAGCGCGGCCGCGCGCCTCATCTGTGACGTGATGGACACCTCGACCGGCGAGCCGTTCTCGGGCGACCCGCGTGGCGTCCTCAAGCGCGCCATCGAGCGTGCCGAGGACATGGGCTACGACATCAACGCCGCCCCCGAGCCGGAGTTCTTCCTGTTCGAGGAGGACGAGGACGGGCGCGCGACGACGAAGACCAACGACGCCGGTGGCTACTTCGACCTCGCGCCGAAGGACCTCGCCCAGGACGTCCGCCGTGACATCATCTACGGCCTCGAGTCCATGGGCTTCGACATCGAAGCCTCGCACCACGAGGTCGCCCAGGGCCAGCACGAGATCAACTTCACGTACGACGACGCGCTCTCGACGGCCGACAACGTCGCGACGTTCCGGTCCGTCGTCCGCGCCATCGCGGCCGAGCACGACCTGCACGCGACGTTCATGCCCAAGCCCATCCCGCGCATCAACGGCTCCGGCATGCACACGCACATCTCGCTGTTCCAGGGCGGCGAGAACGCGTTCCACGACGACGACGACGAGTTCAACCTGAGCGAGACGGCGAAGCAGTTCGTCGCCGGTATCCTCGAGCACGCGCCGGCCATCACGGCGGTCTCGAACCCGACCGTGAACTCCTACAAGCGCCTGGTGCCCGGCTACGAGGCACCCGTCTACGTCGCGTGGTCCGACCGCAACCGCTCCGCGCTCATCCGGAAGCCGGCCGCCCGCGTCCCGGCCGCCAGCCGTATCGAGGCTCGCTTCCCCGACCCGTCCTGTAACCCGTACCTCGCCTTCGCGGCGCTCATCCACGCGGGTCTCGACGGGATCGAGCAGGGCCTCGAGTGCCCGGACCCGGTCCGCGAGAACATCTACGAGTTCGACGAGCAGAAGCGCGAGGAGTACGGCATCAACACGCTGCCGACCAACCTCGGCGAGGCAGTCGACGCCCTCGAGGAGGACGAGGTCATCGGCGACGCGCTCGGCGAGCACGTCTACGAGAAGTTCGTCGAGGCCAAGCGCGCCGAGTTCAAGGACTACCTCGTCGACGTCTCCGACTGGGAGCTCGACCGCTACCTCGAGACCTTCTGA
- a CDS encoding ubiquitin-like small modifier protein 1, producing MGFRNHLHVCQHCGVVHATSSSTGPRRCAVCDDFDFSAYHPESHVEWKLFGEFKHAVGKKSVPVEVEEGATVADALHLLLDTYPTIAGTVFDDAGEFRPGVHLVVNHDDVTFDDDRFTAPLHDHDELGLFAAVA from the coding sequence ATGGGATTCAGAAACCACCTTCACGTCTGTCAACACTGCGGTGTCGTCCACGCGACGTCGTCGTCCACCGGCCCCCGCCGCTGTGCGGTCTGTGACGACTTCGACTTCTCGGCGTATCATCCCGAGAGCCACGTCGAGTGGAAACTGTTCGGCGAGTTCAAACACGCGGTCGGCAAGAAGTCCGTCCCCGTCGAGGTCGAGGAGGGTGCGACGGTCGCCGACGCGCTCCACCTGCTGCTCGACACGTACCCCACCATCGCGGGGACGGTGTTCGACGACGCGGGCGAGTTCAGGCCGGGCGTCCACCTCGTCGTCAATCACGACGACGTGACCTTCGACGACGACCGGTTCACCGCGCCGCTGCACGACCACGACGAGCTCGGGCTGTTCGCAGCCGTCGCCTGA